A stretch of the Saccharolobus caldissimus genome encodes the following:
- the hisA gene encoding 1-(5-phosphoribosyl)-5-((5-phosphoribosylamino)methylideneamino)imidazole-4-carboxamide isomerase, with protein MIEIIPSIDISNGKAVKRIRGIKGTGLILGDPVQVANKIYDEGYRKIHIIDLDAAEGIGDNENYIKEICKIGFKWIQVGGGIRNYEKANRILSNGSSALIFSTLPFTNSNLFKDIVNKIGKDKILISIDYDNRGNVLIKGWKEKALKVTEAIKKVNELDLLGTILTYIPNEGTSSGIDYNVREFSSMIKGMKEYAGGVASYDDVKYLESLGFNYVIVGMSFYLNRIRGARFD; from the coding sequence ATGATAGAAATAATTCCAAGTATAGATATTAGTAATGGAAAAGCTGTAAAAAGAATCAGAGGGATAAAAGGTACTGGGCTAATATTAGGTGACCCAGTTCAGGTGGCTAATAAGATATATGATGAAGGTTATAGAAAAATACACATTATAGATTTAGATGCGGCAGAAGGTATTGGAGATAATGAGAATTATATTAAAGAAATTTGCAAAATAGGATTTAAGTGGATTCAAGTAGGTGGAGGTATAAGAAATTATGAAAAAGCTAATAGAATACTTTCAAATGGATCTTCTGCTTTGATTTTTTCTACATTACCATTCACTAATTCAAATTTATTTAAGGATATAGTAAACAAGATCGGGAAAGACAAAATTCTGATATCTATTGATTACGATAATAGGGGAAACGTTTTAATAAAAGGATGGAAGGAAAAAGCATTAAAAGTAACCGAGGCAATAAAAAAAGTGAATGAACTCGACTTATTAGGAACTATTTTAACATACATACCTAATGAAGGGACTAGCAGTGGAATTGATTACAATGTTAGGGAGTTCAGCAGTATGATAAAAGGAATGAAGGAATATGCTGGAGGAGTAGCATCGTATGATGACGTTAAGTATCTAGAAAGCTTAGGATTTAATTACGTTATAGTCGGGATGTCATTCTATTTAAATAGGATAAGGGGGGCAAGGTTTGACTAG
- a CDS encoding PolB1-binding protein PBP2 family protein translates to MSINLIYLMSVSQKEIEIAIDYFKTYVSVGEIIATIDLKARGVSNPQAVISKLLEMGIIERGEGCYNLVRNPSNKK, encoded by the coding sequence ATGAGTATTAACTTAATATATCTTATGTCTGTTAGTCAAAAGGAAATTGAAATTGCTATTGATTATTTTAAAACTTACGTATCAGTAGGTGAGATAATAGCTACAATAGATTTAAAAGCTAGAGGAGTTTCAAATCCTCAGGCTGTTATAAGTAAATTACTAGAAATGGGAATAATAGAGAGAGGGGAAGGTTGCTATAACTTAGTGAGGAATCCTTCTAATAAGAAATGA
- the hisC gene encoding histidinol-phosphate transaminase produces the protein MAPTRVVRNKIKSWLLNASEYDFSDIKNGIRLHLNESPFEPPQFIIETVKSYLSKGNRYQHPELIGRYRELAAEYAKVEPDNIYPSVGADGSIRAIFYNFVEPGDTVVINYPSYSMYSVYSSVRGTKIIRINLKEDNDWWRTDFDELLKQAENAELVVIDDPNNPTGSPMLWAKRDLISQLAENAKGFIVVDEAYYEFAGYTVAPLIYEYPNLLVIRTLSKAFSLASYRLGYLIANEEIVKALLKSSTPFDIPLPSLVAGISALENPSYVKDIVNEINKNKEILYNGLKKLNLKVYRSMTNFLLIKDKRNLWEMLIKHNIAIRKLYDNFYRITVGTEEQCRIVIEKLGEELENSNT, from the coding sequence ATTGCACCAACCAGAGTAGTTAGAAATAAAATAAAGTCTTGGTTATTAAATGCGAGTGAGTATGACTTTAGTGATATCAAAAATGGTATCAGACTACATTTAAATGAATCTCCATTCGAACCTCCACAATTCATAATTGAGACAGTTAAGAGTTATTTAAGCAAAGGAAATAGATATCAACATCCAGAACTTATTGGCAGATATAGGGAATTAGCTGCAGAATACGCTAAAGTGGAACCAGATAATATATATCCTTCAGTAGGCGCTGACGGTTCAATAAGAGCAATATTTTATAATTTTGTAGAACCTGGTGATACGGTAGTCATTAACTATCCTTCATATAGTATGTATTCTGTATATTCCTCAGTTAGAGGTACAAAAATTATAAGGATAAATTTAAAAGAGGATAACGATTGGTGGAGGACGGATTTTGACGAATTGCTAAAGCAAGCTGAAAACGCTGAGTTAGTAGTAATTGATGATCCCAATAATCCCACTGGTTCCCCCATGCTATGGGCAAAAAGAGATTTAATCTCACAACTAGCTGAAAATGCTAAAGGTTTTATAGTAGTTGATGAAGCTTATTATGAGTTCGCTGGATATACAGTAGCTCCGTTAATTTACGAATATCCAAATCTCCTAGTAATTAGAACATTAAGTAAAGCTTTCTCACTAGCTTCATATAGGTTAGGCTACTTAATCGCAAATGAAGAAATAGTTAAAGCTCTACTAAAATCTTCTACACCATTTGATATACCTCTGCCATCATTAGTCGCAGGGATTTCTGCACTGGAAAATCCATCATATGTTAAGGATATTGTTAATGAAATTAATAAAAATAAGGAAATATTGTATAATGGGTTGAAAAAGCTTAATTTAAAGGTGTATAGATCAATGACCAACTTCTTGTTAATAAAAGATAAAAGAAATTTATGGGAAATGCTAATTAAACATAATATTGCCATCAGAAAACTTTACGATAACTTTTACAGAATAACTGTTGGAACTGAAGAACAATGCAGAATAGTAATAGAAAAATTAGGTGAGGAGCTTGAAAATAGCAATACCTAA
- the hisG gene encoding ATP phosphoribosyltransferase yields the protein MKIAIPNKGRLQQPTMQFLQSVGIKPLASDDRALIIPTSWEGVQLVMVRTEDIPNIVESGAAELGITGHDYVVESGADVEELIALDFGKSKIVLAIPQSWKENSVEELKGRELRIATKYYNIAKEYVIKKELNSRIIKISGAAEVMPSLGAADAIIDVMSTGTTLKLHGLKPIDVVMDSYAVVIGNRNWIKSEEADKINLVLTMMKGAIAAKGKKMIFMNVPDSKLDEVISSLPAMLAPAITRLSRSDIWEVITVADEDILPEVIAKVKAAGARDIVVIDIEKVVK from the coding sequence TTGAAAATAGCAATACCTAATAAGGGAAGATTACAACAACCCACTATGCAATTTTTACAATCAGTTGGAATAAAACCTTTAGCTAGTGACGATAGGGCGTTAATAATTCCAACAAGTTGGGAAGGAGTTCAATTAGTAATGGTAAGAACGGAAGACATACCAAACATAGTTGAGAGTGGAGCGGCAGAATTAGGTATAACAGGTCACGATTACGTAGTTGAGAGTGGAGCGGATGTAGAAGAGTTAATAGCGTTAGACTTTGGTAAATCTAAAATAGTATTAGCAATTCCACAAAGCTGGAAGGAGAACTCCGTAGAGGAGTTGAAAGGGCGAGAATTAAGAATTGCAACCAAATATTATAATATTGCAAAAGAATATGTAATTAAAAAAGAACTAAATTCAAGGATAATAAAAATTAGCGGTGCAGCAGAGGTTATGCCATCATTAGGTGCGGCAGATGCTATTATTGACGTTATGAGTACGGGTACAACTTTGAAGCTTCATGGGCTGAAACCAATTGACGTAGTCATGGACTCTTATGCTGTAGTAATAGGTAATAGAAATTGGATAAAAAGTGAAGAAGCGGATAAGATTAATTTAGTACTTACAATGATGAAAGGAGCAATAGCTGCTAAGGGTAAAAAAATGATCTTTATGAACGTTCCAGATAGTAAGTTAGATGAGGTAATATCATCACTGCCAGCGATGCTTGCTCCCGCTATAACTAGGTTAAGTAGATCTGATATCTGGGAAGTAATTACAGTGGCTGATGAAGATATATTACCGGAAGTCATAGCTAAAGTAAAAGCTGCTGGAGCTAGGGATATAGTAGTTATTGATATAGAAAAGGTGGTAAAATAA
- a CDS encoding cob(I)yrinic acid a,c-diamide adenosyltransferase — protein MFTRTGDDGNTNLINKRVGKDSPLVNLLGDIDELNSFIGLALTKIKWEDMKNDLIRIQNELFMLGEEAIQNSGKITEENIKWLENRIIEYRKETGPVKLFVIPGGSEEASYLHILRSVARRVERNAVKYSRELNFNKWIIVYLNRLSSLLFVMAIAANKRNGISERIYDIGKYF, from the coding sequence ATGTTTACTAGAACTGGAGATGATGGAAATACAAATTTGATAAATAAAAGAGTAGGAAAAGATTCACCCTTAGTTAACCTATTAGGAGACATTGACGAGTTAAATTCCTTCATAGGCCTAGCATTAACTAAGATAAAATGGGAGGATATGAAAAACGATCTAATTAGAATACAGAACGAATTGTTCATGTTAGGTGAAGAAGCGATACAAAATAGCGGAAAGATAACTGAGGAAAATATAAAATGGTTAGAAAATAGAATAATAGAATATAGGAAGGAAACGGGACCGGTAAAACTCTTCGTAATACCTGGCGGATCTGAAGAAGCTTCATATTTACATATATTGAGAAGCGTTGCCAGGAGGGTTGAAAGAAACGCTGTAAAGTATTCTAGAGAATTGAATTTTAATAAGTGGATAATAGTTTATCTCAATAGATTGTCCTCATTATTATTTGTTATGGCAATAGCTGCAAATAAGAGAAACGGTATTAGCGAAAGAATTTATGATATAGGTAAATATTTTTGA
- the leuS gene encoding leucine--tRNA ligase produces MDFLNNIAEKWQKKWEEAKVYEANPDPKKPKFFTTVAFPYPNSPWHIGHGRTYVTGDVLARFKRMRGYNVLFPMGFHYTGTPIMAMADAIAKGDKELIDTFKEIYEIPADIIPRMSDPLYMANYFKEDIKRSMKEIGLGIDWRREFTTIDPEFSSFVTWQFHKLQSKGYIVKDTHPVGWCPIHHIPVGMHDTKGDVEPEIGEFVLIYFKSDKGIFPAATLRPETVFGATGLWINPNENYVIANVLGNRMILSERAAFKLSFQIDNIEIIEKIKGSKLVGTKAENPITGKFVEVNGAEFVDVNFGTGVVMSVPAHAPFDYYYAKKMGKNVEVIPVINVEGLGNTLAKDVVEKNNPKNNEDLEKLTEYVYRTEYNKGVMRSDLEVLVKEEFKEDLRKLSGLQVPKAREMITNFILNNGLGRKIFEIMNRPVYCRCGTEIVVKILKDQWFLDYSRTDWKELARKLLSRLIIIPSEIRKDFEFTIGWLEKRACARTRGLGTPLPWDKKWIIESLSDSTIYMAYYTISHKIRQYKLTFSQLTLEFWDYVLLGLGNPEEISEKTGIPINILKELRDEFLYWYPLDMRHSGRDLVPNHLTFFIFNHAAIFPENLWPKGIAVNGLVLYEGKKMSKSLRNIIPLRKGLRMYGVDIMRIALSSTADMGSDVNFSESLVRTIGENIRKIYELFKNLDNYKDTTYAFPEKWLISRTYEILDKVTKSMESLELRNAVNEALFIFSSDLDEYFNMVAAENRNANGNVLKEVLTIWLKMITPFAPHLAEEIWHEILYQDTFIVNESWPEVEKSKVDELILLEYKYMKKIIEDIRSILNIYRGTPKVIKLYSLNDSRYVELLRDAIKANGQMKVFMDSHKPRNKEEARLLQRIFNESLEIDDDMKKLVMNYNINEINILKQLSLYMRKKLGVDIQINEFSEEIKKLYNKEALPLRPAIIIE; encoded by the coding sequence ATTGATTTCTTAAATAACATTGCTGAAAAGTGGCAGAAGAAATGGGAGGAAGCTAAGGTTTATGAGGCTAATCCAGATCCCAAAAAGCCTAAGTTTTTCACAACAGTAGCGTTTCCCTATCCTAATAGTCCTTGGCATATAGGCCATGGAAGAACATACGTTACTGGGGACGTTTTAGCGCGTTTTAAGAGAATGAGAGGTTATAATGTGCTATTCCCTATGGGATTTCATTATACTGGCACGCCGATTATGGCGATGGCTGATGCTATTGCAAAGGGAGATAAGGAATTAATAGACACTTTTAAAGAGATCTATGAGATCCCAGCTGATATAATACCTAGGATGTCAGATCCATTATATATGGCGAATTATTTTAAAGAAGATATAAAGAGATCTATGAAAGAAATAGGATTAGGAATAGATTGGAGAAGAGAATTCACTACAATAGATCCTGAATTTTCTTCATTCGTAACATGGCAGTTCCATAAACTACAGAGTAAGGGATATATAGTAAAAGATACTCATCCAGTAGGCTGGTGCCCAATACATCATATTCCAGTAGGCATGCACGATACTAAGGGTGATGTAGAGCCAGAAATAGGAGAGTTTGTATTAATATACTTTAAATCAGATAAGGGAATTTTTCCAGCTGCCACACTAAGACCTGAAACAGTATTTGGAGCTACTGGATTATGGATAAACCCGAATGAAAATTATGTTATAGCAAATGTATTAGGCAATAGAATGATATTAAGTGAAAGAGCAGCATTTAAACTATCCTTTCAGATAGATAACATAGAAATTATAGAGAAAATAAAAGGTTCTAAATTAGTGGGAACTAAAGCTGAAAATCCGATAACTGGTAAATTCGTCGAGGTAAATGGAGCTGAATTCGTAGACGTTAATTTTGGTACTGGAGTTGTGATGAGTGTACCAGCTCATGCGCCTTTTGATTATTATTACGCTAAAAAGATGGGTAAAAATGTAGAAGTGATCCCAGTAATTAATGTTGAGGGATTAGGAAATACGTTAGCTAAAGATGTAGTAGAGAAGAATAATCCTAAAAATAATGAAGATCTAGAGAAATTGACGGAATATGTCTATAGAACGGAATATAATAAGGGAGTTATGAGAAGTGATTTAGAAGTTTTAGTTAAAGAAGAATTTAAGGAAGATTTAAGGAAACTTAGTGGATTACAAGTTCCTAAGGCTAGAGAAATGATTACTAATTTTATATTAAATAATGGTTTAGGAAGGAAGATATTTGAAATAATGAATAGACCAGTTTATTGTAGGTGCGGCACAGAAATCGTAGTAAAAATACTTAAGGATCAATGGTTCTTAGATTATTCAAGGACTGATTGGAAAGAACTTGCAAGAAAATTATTATCTAGATTGATAATAATACCTTCTGAAATAAGAAAAGATTTTGAGTTCACTATAGGTTGGTTAGAAAAAAGAGCATGCGCAAGAACTAGAGGGCTAGGTACCCCATTACCTTGGGATAAGAAGTGGATCATAGAAAGTTTAAGTGACTCAACAATTTATATGGCATATTATACGATTTCACATAAAATTAGACAATATAAGTTAACATTTTCACAATTAACATTGGAATTTTGGGACTATGTGTTGTTAGGGCTTGGAAACCCTGAAGAGATAAGTGAGAAAACTGGAATCCCAATTAATATTCTAAAGGAATTAAGGGATGAATTCCTATATTGGTATCCATTAGATATGAGACATAGCGGAAGGGATCTAGTTCCAAATCATTTAACTTTCTTTATCTTTAATCATGCTGCAATATTTCCAGAGAATTTATGGCCTAAAGGAATCGCTGTTAATGGTCTAGTTCTGTATGAAGGGAAGAAAATGAGTAAATCATTAAGGAATATTATCCCGTTGAGAAAAGGTTTGAGAATGTATGGAGTGGATATTATGAGAATAGCATTGTCATCAACTGCTGATATGGGATCTGATGTAAATTTCTCAGAGTCCTTAGTTAGGACAATTGGCGAGAATATAAGAAAAATCTACGAACTATTCAAAAATTTGGATAATTACAAGGATACTACATATGCTTTTCCAGAGAAGTGGTTGATATCTAGAACTTACGAGATATTAGACAAGGTTACAAAAAGTATGGAATCTTTAGAGTTGAGAAATGCTGTCAATGAGGCATTGTTTATATTTTCATCGGATTTGGATGAGTATTTTAACATGGTTGCTGCTGAAAATAGAAATGCTAACGGTAATGTTCTTAAGGAAGTACTAACAATTTGGTTAAAAATGATTACACCGTTTGCACCTCATCTAGCTGAGGAAATTTGGCATGAGATATTATACCAGGATACTTTCATAGTAAACGAGTCGTGGCCAGAAGTTGAAAAATCTAAAGTTGATGAGTTGATTCTGCTTGAATACAAATATATGAAAAAAATAATAGAAGATATAAGGTCCATTCTAAATATATATAGGGGAACACCTAAGGTTATAAAACTGTATAGTTTAAATGACTCTCGTTACGTAGAACTTTTACGTGACGCAATAAAGGCAAATGGACAGATGAAAGTATTTATGGATTCTCATAAGCCTAGAAATAAGGAAGAAGCTAGGCTATTGCAAAGAATATTTAATGAATCATTAGAAATAGATGATGACATGAAAAAGTTAGTTATGAATTATAATATAAATGAAATTAATATACTTAAACAATTATCATTATATATGAGAAAGAAATTAGGTGTAGACATTCAAATTAACGAATTTAGTGAAGAGATTAAAAAATTATACAATAAAGAAGCATTACCCCTAAGACCAGCTATAATAATCGAGTAA
- a CDS encoding TIGR00269 family protein, which produces MICDVCKVREAVVYQQHTGRKLCKGCFIEDIRKRIETEAKKQNLDKANKILLAVSGGKDSLVLADALSSFINPSKLIAFNINEGIRGYNRDDQIRKLYEYLKDLGIELIATSFKHEVGFTLDEMVKAATEKGLKVSACTFCGGFRRKLINEAGIKNRVDYVATGHNLDDEVQTIIINLIRGDLLRLIRFGDKPLRVSSGFVTRVKPLRKIYEWETTMYAYLKGFEFQENECPYISQRPTLRAKVRELLYDLEQKSPGTLLKIIEQFDSISEKLRANYTLNKELPRCVICGEPTTYERKICKNCELLIRAGLLPQEYQKYLPIS; this is translated from the coding sequence ATGATATGTGATGTATGTAAGGTTAGGGAAGCTGTAGTATATCAACAACATACTGGTAGAAAATTATGTAAGGGGTGTTTTATTGAAGATATAAGAAAAAGAATAGAAACAGAAGCTAAGAAACAAAACTTGGATAAGGCTAATAAAATACTTCTTGCAGTATCAGGTGGGAAAGATAGTTTAGTTTTAGCTGACGCTTTATCATCCTTTATAAATCCATCGAAGTTAATAGCCTTTAATATTAATGAAGGAATAAGAGGATATAATAGAGATGATCAGATAAGAAAACTATACGAATATCTTAAAGATCTAGGAATTGAACTTATAGCAACTAGTTTTAAACACGAAGTGGGATTTACATTAGACGAAATGGTAAAGGCTGCAACAGAAAAGGGTCTTAAAGTTTCAGCATGCACCTTTTGCGGTGGCTTTAGAAGAAAGCTAATAAATGAAGCAGGGATTAAAAATCGTGTAGACTATGTAGCTACTGGTCATAATTTAGATGATGAAGTTCAAACAATAATCATTAATTTAATAAGAGGAGATCTACTGAGACTTATTAGATTTGGAGATAAACCTTTACGGGTTAGTAGCGGCTTTGTAACAAGGGTAAAACCGTTAAGGAAGATATATGAATGGGAGACAACCATGTATGCGTACCTTAAGGGTTTTGAATTTCAAGAGAATGAATGTCCTTATATTTCACAGAGACCAACCCTAAGAGCTAAGGTTAGAGAATTATTATATGACTTAGAACAAAAATCCCCTGGAACCTTATTGAAAATAATTGAACAGTTCGATTCAATTTCAGAAAAGTTACGTGCGAATTATACTCTAAATAAAGAACTTCCTAGGTGCGTAATATGTGGAGAACCGACAACCTATGAGAGAAAAATATGTAAAAATTGTGAGCTGTTAATTAGAGCTGGACTTTTGCCTCAAGAATATCAAAAATATTTACCTATATCATAA
- a CDS encoding NAD(P)/FAD-dependent oxidoreductase has product MAYKLRDLNPIVFDRRRNAGKKCTGIISYETFLKLGVSKEFVDRFFNLIEIKYDNKYSVYVNTNILRLNREKLELWLDNEVKTKRPVNVIVKENLIIAGNEKFSGTVVDCSGWKGKAKWLKAIEYLVEPINEEKITVYLDRRNVGGFSWIVPLPYGTLIGSISYNDPRPFLPNIEKRVLDMHGGSIPRVLPDFKPKTLKLGDSTGLIKTFTGGGIFSIASLLSPLVRGIYNNDFNEYYDTYNKLAKEIRRQYYITNVLEYTWRFLPLIFKIYNGKTIRVSEEFDMHSFLIRRIPH; this is encoded by the coding sequence CTGGCTTATAAGTTAAGGGACCTAAATCCTATTGTATTCGATAGAAGGCGTAATGCAGGGAAGAAGTGCACTGGAATAATAAGTTATGAAACTTTTTTAAAATTAGGAGTAAGTAAGGAATTTGTAGATAGATTCTTTAACTTAATAGAAATAAAATATGATAATAAGTATTCAGTATATGTAAACACTAATATTTTAAGATTAAATAGAGAAAAATTAGAATTATGGTTAGATAATGAGGTTAAGACTAAAAGACCTGTAAATGTTATAGTTAAAGAAAATTTAATAATTGCAGGAAATGAGAAATTTAGTGGAACAGTAGTTGATTGTAGTGGATGGAAAGGAAAGGCTAAATGGTTAAAGGCTATAGAATACTTAGTAGAACCAATTAATGAAGAGAAGATAACAGTCTATCTAGATAGAAGGAATGTAGGAGGATTTAGTTGGATAGTACCTTTACCTTATGGTACCCTCATAGGTTCAATATCATATAATGATCCACGACCTTTCTTACCTAATATTGAAAAAAGAGTGTTAGATATGCATGGAGGGTCAATCCCTAGAGTCTTACCCGATTTTAAACCTAAAACGTTAAAGCTGGGGGACTCAACTGGACTTATTAAAACGTTTACGGGTGGGGGTATATTTAGTATAGCCTCATTGCTATCACCCTTAGTAAGAGGCATATATAATAACGACTTTAATGAGTATTATGATACTTACAATAAACTAGCTAAAGAGATAAGGAGACAATATTATATTACTAACGTTTTAGAATACACGTGGAGATTTCTTCCATTAATATTTAAAATATACAATGGAAAGACAATAAGAGTATCAGAAGAATTTGACATGCACTCATTTCTTATTAGAAGGATTCCTCACTAA
- the speD gene encoding adenosylmethionine decarboxylase: MMGVKLSFPKVVGKQVYGSLYECEEEILKDSRKLEQIIKEAAEAGNMNLLDIKSWKIGDGVSIVAIVLESHITIHTWPEYRFATVDVYSCGAHTDPYKAFMYIVNKLGAKRYTINEADRSSEF; this comes from the coding sequence ATGATGGGGGTAAAGTTATCTTTTCCAAAAGTTGTAGGAAAACAAGTATATGGAAGTTTATATGAATGTGAGGAGGAAATTCTAAAAGATTCAAGAAAATTGGAACAGATAATAAAGGAAGCAGCTGAGGCAGGAAATATGAATCTTTTAGATATAAAATCATGGAAAATTGGTGATGGCGTAAGTATTGTTGCCATAGTATTGGAAAGCCATATTACAATCCATACTTGGCCAGAATATAGATTTGCTACAGTAGATGTTTACTCTTGCGGAGCCCATACTGATCCATATAAGGCATTTATGTATATAGTTAACAAATTAGGTGCGAAAAGGTACACAATTAATGAGGCTGATAGATCATCGGAGTTTTAA
- a CDS encoding DUF211 domain-containing protein, giving the protein MAIRRLVLDVLKPIRGTSIVDLAEKISVLKGVDGVNISVTDMDVETMGLMIVIEGSDLNFEEIKKTLEEEGCAIHSIDEVVSGSKIVEGKK; this is encoded by the coding sequence GTGGCAATCAGAAGATTAGTTTTAGATGTTTTAAAGCCTATTCGAGGAACATCAATAGTAGATTTAGCTGAAAAAATATCTGTTTTGAAAGGAGTTGATGGAGTAAATATAAGCGTAACTGATATGGATGTGGAAACTATGGGATTAATGATAGTCATAGAGGGATCTGATCTAAACTTTGAGGAGATAAAAAAGACGTTAGAGGAAGAGGGTTGTGCTATACATAGTATAGATGAAGTAGTCAGCGGGAGTAAGATAGTTGAGGGGAAAAAATGA
- a CDS encoding UbiA family prenyltransferase produces the protein MSLKSYIQLVRIHNVIGAALGSVMGFLVSSEWKFEPKQIVLSALVVGFIAAGGYVINDVYDVDIDKINKPYRPIPSGKVSIKSARILALIMFILGLFLSLFLGIYDFILALLVIIGLFYYAKKLKRSGFYGNLLVATTTALSIFYGGLAFFSGNWFERIVIPTFYSFFLTLAREIVKGIEDYEGDKVNNVRTLATTLGVQKSWKIAKLLLVILILISPLPFFMGFNIIYIILLIGVFLPFTILSVIQKETIEGAAKARTYLKISAISGIIAFLLGSLP, from the coding sequence GTGAGTTTAAAATCATACATACAATTAGTGAGAATTCATAACGTTATAGGTGCTGCATTAGGCTCAGTAATGGGTTTTTTAGTTTCATCTGAATGGAAATTTGAGCCAAAACAGATTGTCCTCTCAGCACTGGTAGTAGGTTTTATCGCTGCAGGAGGTTACGTTATAAATGACGTTTATGACGTTGACATAGACAAAATAAATAAACCTTATAGGCCAATTCCTTCTGGTAAGGTGTCAATTAAGTCAGCGAGAATACTAGCCTTGATTATGTTCATCTTAGGTTTATTTCTATCTCTTTTCTTAGGAATTTATGATTTCATCTTAGCGTTACTAGTTATAATAGGCTTATTTTATTATGCTAAAAAGTTAAAAAGAAGCGGGTTTTACGGTAATTTACTAGTTGCTACTACAACAGCTTTGTCAATATTTTACGGAGGACTTGCGTTCTTTTCTGGAAATTGGTTTGAGAGAATAGTAATACCCACGTTTTATTCCTTCTTTCTAACATTAGCTAGGGAAATAGTTAAGGGTATAGAAGATTATGAAGGAGATAAAGTTAATAATGTTAGAACATTGGCCACAACTTTAGGTGTGCAGAAATCGTGGAAAATAGCTAAACTCCTTCTAGTGATTTTAATATTAATCTCTCCACTCCCTTTTTTTATGGGATTTAATATCATTTATATAATTCTTCTTATAGGAGTTTTTTTACCATTTACAATTCTTTCAGTAATCCAAAAGGAGACAATAGAAGGAGCAGCTAAGGCTAGAACATATTTAAAAATATCAGCGATATCTGGGATAATTGCATTTTTATTGGGAAGTTTACCGTAA
- the hisBd gene encoding imidazoleglycerol-phosphate dehydratase, with the protein MTRFSNKVRETKETKVEVYIDIDRKGEVKVSTPIPFFNHMLTTLLTYMNCSAVINAIDKQSYDDHHIVEDVAIVLGKALEEALGDKRGIKRFSHFIVPMDDALILTSIDISSRGMAFINLNLKREEIGGMAIENVFHFFQSFAYNSGITVHILQLNGFNTHHIIEASFKALGMALYDATRIIDSEIRSTKGII; encoded by the coding sequence TTGACTAGATTTTCAAATAAAGTTAGAGAGACAAAGGAGACTAAGGTTGAAGTTTATATAGATATAGATAGAAAAGGAGAAGTAAAAGTATCAACACCTATACCCTTTTTTAACCACATGCTAACTACATTACTTACATACATGAACTGTAGTGCAGTAATAAATGCTATTGATAAACAGTCATATGACGATCATCATATAGTAGAAGACGTTGCAATAGTACTAGGTAAAGCATTAGAAGAGGCATTAGGAGATAAGAGGGGAATAAAACGATTTTCTCACTTTATAGTACCTATGGATGACGCTTTAATTTTAACATCAATAGACATATCCAGCAGAGGAATGGCATTCATTAATCTTAATTTAAAGAGAGAGGAAATAGGAGGAATGGCTATTGAAAACGTATTTCACTTCTTTCAATCATTCGCATATAATAGTGGAATAACTGTGCATATATTACAATTAAATGGCTTTAACACTCACCATATTATAGAAGCTTCTTTTAAGGCTTTAGGAATGGCGTTATATGATGCTACACGAATAATAGATAGTGAAATAAGAAGCACCAAGGGGATAATATGA